From Desulfuromonas soudanensis, the proteins below share one genomic window:
- a CDS encoding RNase H family protein: MNLSPRLYLLDGSGYIYRAFYGIRDLATAGGMPTNAVFGFTKMLLSLLQENAPDYLAVVFDRPREETFRRDIYPPYKANRDAVPEDLALQLPYIRRILAALRIPALEANGFEADDVIATLARRHAAEGIEVTVVTGDKDLMQIVGEGISLLDTMKDRRSGPREVLDRFGVPPEQVADVLGLAGDTSDNIPGVPGIGEKTAAELVRRFGSLEGVLEWKSLVNGKKRRDSLQAYAEQARLSKRLATVRYDVPLEVPLADLQRQTPNLPELVALLRELEFEALEIAFTPPPPGVVELYSDGSGRDSGPGGYGVILRHGEMEKELSGFEPVSTSQRMELLAAIRGLEALNNRRTVRVFSDSQYLVRGMSEWIDGWIRNDRLEIPGALANQDLWRQLAALSSRHEVTWEWVRGHAGHPFNERCDRLAKRAADEGIRAAAAIQTEEAETNEKANPVPPPSVDPAPLPVREDSEFDSEEDGQLRLC, encoded by the coding sequence CTGAACTTGTCGCCCCGACTCTATCTACTGGACGGCTCCGGTTACATCTACCGCGCCTTTTACGGCATCCGCGATCTCGCCACCGCAGGAGGCATGCCGACCAACGCCGTCTTCGGTTTCACCAAGATGCTCCTTAGCCTCCTGCAGGAAAACGCCCCCGATTATCTGGCCGTCGTCTTCGACCGGCCGCGGGAAGAGACGTTCCGCCGGGACATCTATCCCCCATACAAGGCCAATCGCGACGCCGTCCCCGAGGATCTGGCCCTTCAGCTCCCCTACATCAGGAGAATTTTGGCGGCCCTCCGCATTCCGGCCCTTGAAGCGAACGGATTCGAAGCCGACGATGTCATCGCCACCCTGGCCCGCCGTCATGCCGCCGAAGGAATCGAGGTCACCGTCGTCACCGGAGACAAGGACCTGATGCAGATCGTCGGCGAGGGGATCTCCCTCCTCGACACCATGAAGGACAGGCGCTCGGGGCCCCGGGAGGTTCTCGACCGCTTCGGCGTCCCCCCCGAGCAAGTGGCAGACGTCCTCGGACTGGCCGGCGACACCTCGGACAACATTCCCGGCGTCCCCGGAATCGGCGAGAAAACCGCCGCCGAGCTGGTCCGGCGCTTCGGTTCCCTCGAAGGGGTCCTCGAGTGGAAGAGCCTGGTCAACGGAAAGAAGCGCCGGGACAGTCTCCAGGCCTATGCCGAGCAGGCCCGGCTCTCGAAACGTCTGGCTACCGTCCGCTATGACGTCCCCCTGGAGGTCCCCCTGGCCGATCTGCAGCGGCAGACGCCGAACCTTCCGGAACTGGTGGCGCTGCTGCGGGAGCTCGAATTCGAGGCCCTCGAGATCGCCTTCACCCCGCCACCGCCGGGGGTTGTCGAGCTCTACAGCGACGGCTCGGGACGGGATTCGGGACCGGGAGGGTACGGGGTGATCCTGCGCCATGGGGAGATGGAAAAGGAATTGAGCGGCTTCGAGCCGGTCTCCACCTCGCAGCGCATGGAGCTGCTGGCGGCGATCCGGGGGCTCGAAGCCCTGAACAACCGCAGGACGGTGCGCGTCTTCAGCGATTCCCAGTATCTGGTGCGGGGGATGAGCGAATGGATTGACGGCTGGATCCGCAACGACCGCCTGGAGATCCCCGGCGCCCTGGCCAATCAGGACCTCTGGCGGCAGCTCGCCGCCCTCTCTTCCCGGCATGAGGTCACCTGGGAATGGGTGCGCGGCCATGCCGGGCATCCCTTCAACGAGCGCTGCGACAGGTTGGCCAAGCGGGCGGCCGATGAGGGGATACGGGCGGCGGCGGCCATTCAGACCGAGGAGGCGGAGACAAATGAGAAGGCGAACCCTGTGCCGCCTCCATCGGTCGATCCGGCCCCGCTTCCGGTCCGGGAGGATTCGGAATTCGATTCCGAAGAGGACGGACAGCTGCGGCTTTGCTGA
- a CDS encoding class I SAM-dependent rRNA methyltransferase gives MTGSLHPLLTDWPRSSSRPVKLQVSNSAVASLHRGHPLLYVERITRESHKGEPGDLAVVFDNKKRFVAIGLYDPFSPVRLRVLRAGQPGPIDRAFFAERIAQALARRLPLLQTETDGYRLIHGESDGMPGMVVDRYGDTAVVKLYTHAWFPHLCDCLESLLEQQPLSRIVLRLNRGLQQHPEHLRGLEDGQILYGEPIVGTLTCRENGLRFEVDPIRGQKTGFFLDQRDNRARVERLALGKRVLNVFSYNGGFSLAAARGGAREVTSIDQSGPALESSQRNFALNADVPTVAAARHLTIRDDAFKAMADLVKKGEKYDLVIIDPPAFAVRRAQVKEALAAYGRLAHLGVSLLAPDGDIVLASCSSPVTPEDFRRTMCEAAARAGRPLRRIEETSHALDHPLDFAESRYLKCLFAKA, from the coding sequence ATGACCGGCTCTCTTCACCCCCTCCTGACCGACTGGCCCCGTTCCTCCTCCAGGCCCGTGAAACTGCAGGTCAGCAACTCGGCCGTCGCCAGTCTCCACCGGGGTCACCCCTTGCTCTACGTCGAACGGATCACCAGGGAAAGCCACAAGGGAGAACCGGGGGATCTGGCGGTCGTCTTCGACAACAAGAAGCGCTTCGTGGCCATCGGCCTCTACGACCCCTTCTCCCCCGTCCGCCTGCGCGTCCTGCGCGCCGGCCAGCCCGGCCCCATCGATCGCGCCTTCTTCGCCGAAAGAATTGCACAGGCCCTGGCGCGCCGCCTCCCCCTGCTGCAGACCGAAACAGACGGCTACCGCCTGATCCACGGCGAGAGCGACGGGATGCCGGGGATGGTCGTCGATCGCTACGGCGACACCGCCGTGGTCAAGCTCTACACCCACGCCTGGTTTCCCCACCTTTGCGACTGCCTTGAGAGCCTTTTGGAGCAGCAACCGCTCTCCCGCATCGTCTTGCGCCTCAACCGCGGCTTGCAACAGCACCCCGAACATCTGCGCGGCCTCGAGGACGGTCAGATCCTCTACGGGGAGCCGATCGTCGGTACCCTCACCTGCCGCGAAAACGGTCTGCGTTTCGAAGTCGACCCGATCCGCGGCCAGAAGACCGGCTTTTTCCTCGACCAGCGGGACAACCGCGCCCGGGTGGAGCGGCTCGCCTTGGGGAAACGGGTCCTCAACGTCTTCTCCTACAACGGCGGATTCTCCCTGGCCGCGGCCCGCGGGGGCGCCCGGGAGGTCACCAGCATCGACCAGAGCGGCCCGGCCCTCGAATCGTCGCAGCGCAACTTCGCCCTCAATGCCGACGTGCCGACCGTTGCGGCGGCGCGCCACCTGACGATCAGGGACGACGCCTTCAAGGCGATGGCCGACCTGGTGAAGAAGGGGGAGAAATACGACCTGGTGATCATCGACCCGCCGGCCTTCGCCGTGCGCCGCGCCCAGGTCAAGGAGGCTCTTGCCGCCTACGGCCGCCTCGCCCACCTCGGCGTCAGCCTCCTTGCCCCCGACGGCGACATCGTCCTCGCCTCCTGCTCGAGCCCGGTGACCCCGGAAGATTTCCGCCGGACGATGTGCGAGGCCGCCGCCCGCGCTGGTCGCCCCCTGCGCAGGATTGAGGAGACGAGCCACGCCCTCGACCACCCCCTCGACTTCGCCGAAAGCCGTTATCTCAAGTGTCTCTTCGCCAAGGCCTAG
- a CDS encoding MmcQ/YjbR family DNA-binding protein, protein MNLERLRLYLLEKRGAVEEYPFGPETPVFKVGGKIFALVFFDGDLLCLNLKSDPDHARVLREYYPAVLPGYHMNKRHWNTVLVDGSIPEDELQSMLDDSYALVVAGLSREARKNLS, encoded by the coding sequence ATGAATCTGGAACGCCTGCGCTTGTATCTGCTGGAGAAAAGAGGGGCCGTGGAGGAATACCCCTTCGGCCCGGAAACGCCGGTGTTCAAGGTCGGGGGGAAGATCTTCGCCCTGGTCTTTTTCGACGGCGACCTTTTGTGCCTCAATCTCAAGAGCGACCCCGACCACGCCCGGGTCCTCCGGGAATACTATCCGGCCGTCCTCCCCGGTTACCATATGAACAAGCGCCACTGGAACACCGTCCTTGTCGACGGCAGCATCCCCGAGGACGAACTGCAGTCGATGTTGGACGATTCCTACGCGCTGGTGGTCGCGGGATTGAGCCGGGAGGCGAGAAAAAACCTGTCCTGA
- a CDS encoding redoxin domain-containing protein, producing the protein MINIGETAPDFTLPASSGGEVTLSALRGSKVLLVFYPLAFTPVUASELSGLEGNAPIFSRLSTRILAVSVDSHHAARAFAEQIDVASFPLLGDLNKEVCRRYGVLRPEGFSERVTYLIDEKGTVRYRATSDLDQPRDISDYLQAIDSLHP; encoded by the coding sequence ATGATCAACATCGGCGAGACCGCCCCCGATTTCACCCTCCCCGCCTCCTCCGGCGGCGAAGTCACCCTCAGCGCCCTGCGCGGAAGCAAAGTCCTGCTGGTCTTCTACCCCCTGGCCTTCACTCCGGTCTGAGCCTCCGAACTCTCCGGTCTGGAGGGTAACGCACCGATCTTTTCAAGGCTCTCCACCAGAATACTGGCCGTCAGCGTCGATTCCCATCATGCCGCCCGGGCCTTCGCCGAGCAGATCGACGTGGCGAGCTTCCCCCTCCTCGGCGATCTCAACAAGGAGGTCTGCCGCCGCTACGGCGTCCTGCGCCCCGAGGGTTTTTCCGAACGGGTGACCTACCTGATCGACGAAAAAGGGACGGTCCGCTACCGGGCCACGAGCGATCTCGACCAGCCGCGGGATATCTCTGACTACCTGCAGGCCATCGACTCCCTGCATCCGTAG
- a CDS encoding cytochrome c biogenesis protein ResB: MALRPLFASLWRLLCSLKLAIVLAAAVTLLGIGGSLVMHFNPGVFGDLDRMILGRWWSTAGSAAPLLSWWVPVGALLLALLCLNTLCCFLDWARRIRYRWRKGGEYLIHLGFVLVLIAYFWGSLAGFRSEGNRLFVGQTLALPSLPGHFLRLEAFEPIFAENGRPVDMLSTVALLHGDNLLARQIVRTNTPLTWKGLAVFPGSFGRTVEGFAVHIAGVGRTSFSPGAELSLPDGLRLRVLNFLSDARRLAGGRVARGSSELGRPAFELELNHPDGPSWRGWYLLAEGPPSALTEAGLLLRPVEPLYRPYSILTINDDPGAALALTGGLAMLAGVLLALVSFYYKRGRGDRPEVW, translated from the coding sequence GTGGCTCTGCGCCCCCTTTTTGCTTCTCTTTGGCGGCTCCTCTGTTCCCTGAAGCTGGCCATCGTCCTGGCCGCCGCCGTCACCCTCCTCGGCATCGGCGGATCGCTGGTGATGCATTTCAACCCCGGGGTCTTCGGCGACCTGGACCGCATGATTCTCGGCCGCTGGTGGTCCACGGCGGGAAGCGCTGCGCCGCTTCTGAGCTGGTGGGTGCCGGTCGGCGCCCTTCTTCTAGCCCTCCTTTGTCTCAACACCCTCTGCTGCTTTCTCGACTGGGCGCGGCGCATCCGCTACCGCTGGCGCAAGGGAGGCGAGTACCTGATCCACCTCGGCTTCGTCCTCGTCCTCATCGCCTATTTCTGGGGGAGCCTCGCCGGATTCCGCAGCGAGGGAAACCGCCTCTTCGTCGGCCAAACCCTCGCTCTCCCCTCCCTTCCCGGGCACTTTTTGCGCCTGGAGGCCTTCGAGCCGATTTTCGCGGAAAACGGCCGCCCCGTCGACATGCTCAGCACCGTCGCCCTCCTCCACGGCGACAATCTCCTCGCCAGGCAGATCGTCCGGACCAACACCCCCCTGACCTGGAAGGGGCTGGCCGTTTTCCCCGGCTCCTTCGGACGGACCGTGGAAGGGTTTGCCGTCCACATCGCCGGGGTGGGGAGAACCTCCTTCTCCCCCGGAGCCGAACTCTCCCTTCCCGACGGCCTGCGTCTCCGGGTCCTGAACTTCCTTTCCGATGCCCGGCGCCTCGCCGGCGGGCGGGTCGCCAGGGGGAGCAGCGAACTGGGCAGGCCGGCCTTCGAGCTGGAGCTGAATCATCCAGACGGTCCATCCTGGCGGGGATGGTACCTCCTCGCCGAAGGGCCCCCCTCCGCCCTGACGGAGGCCGGGCTCCTCCTGCGCCCCGTCGAACCCCTCTACCGTCCCTACAGCATCCTCACCATCAACGACGACCCGGGGGCCGCCCTCGCCCTGACCGGGGGACTGGCGATGCTGGCGGGCGTCCTGCTGGCCCTGGTCTCTTTTTACTACAAACGGGGACGGGGCGACCGCCCGGAGGTCTGGTAG
- the ccsA gene encoding cytochrome c biogenesis protein CcsA: MISADQSPLLVAAFAAYLASTLFYLLHLALRRPLLWRGAFFLVVTAFALQSVCLAERWFEAGYLPVTNLFATQFFFSWALAATYLYFEIRYRIHAAGLFVILLNLLLLTSALPRDPVIPPLIPALDTPLFTLHIFFSFVGYAFFAMAFSLAALYLLQRRIGTDLLPPLPLLRQLNEEAIFLGFCLFTLCLIFGSIWAYVAWGYYFSWNIKGVWSFLVWIFYAGMCHAKFVRRWQGTGYAWLSVAGFGVVLFTYLGIGLLLSSNHPLN, translated from the coding sequence ATGATTTCAGCCGATCAGTCTCCGCTGCTGGTGGCGGCCTTTGCCGCCTACCTCGCCTCGACCCTCTTTTATCTCCTCCACCTCGCCCTGCGCCGCCCCCTCCTGTGGCGCGGCGCCTTTTTCCTGGTGGTGACCGCCTTCGCCCTGCAGAGCGTCTGCCTGGCAGAGCGCTGGTTTGAAGCGGGGTACCTGCCGGTCACCAATCTCTTTGCCACCCAGTTCTTCTTCAGCTGGGCCCTGGCGGCGACCTATCTCTATTTCGAAATCCGTTACCGCATCCACGCCGCCGGGCTCTTCGTGATCCTTCTCAACCTCCTCCTTCTGACCAGCGCCCTCCCCCGGGATCCGGTCATTCCGCCCTTGATCCCGGCCCTCGACACGCCGCTCTTCACCCTGCACATCTTCTTCTCCTTCGTCGGGTACGCCTTTTTCGCCATGGCCTTCTCCCTGGCGGCCCTCTACCTCCTGCAGCGCCGGATCGGCACCGACCTCCTCCCCCCCCTCCCCCTGCTGCGCCAGCTCAACGAGGAGGCGATCTTTCTCGGCTTCTGCCTCTTCACCCTCTGTCTGATCTTCGGCAGCATCTGGGCCTACGTCGCCTGGGGGTACTATTTTTCCTGGAACATCAAGGGGGTCTGGTCGTTTCTGGTGTGGATTTTCTACGCCGGGATGTGCCACGCCAAATTCGTCCGCCGCTGGCAGGGGACCGGTTACGCCTGGCTCTCCGTCGCCGGCTTCGGGGTCGTCCTCTTCACCTACCTGGGGATCGGGCTTCTCCTCTCCAGCAACCATCCCCTGAACTGA
- a CDS encoding 6-carboxyhexanoate--CoA ligase, whose product MNETLYSLRMHASRGGEHLSGAEELTTQPHLETLAAALVRRALGHPRGAAESIQITVEAVDAGRVRRGVLPDLRTLSVTDFRQGRKAAAALLETAGISALAATAAITALEKGASPSGKSMRGAMLIDATSGKRLEPDASRGVRASRMGLTPGAAALLRERLSARGLDNPHVREALVLAAKVLSVPGIAAELCWSDDPDYTAGYVAALQLGYVRLTHLKPVGEERGGRAFFVRPGHGDINGIIEQLERSPLLIDEIGAIGGSAPWKEER is encoded by the coding sequence ATGAACGAGACGCTCTACAGCCTGCGCATGCACGCCTCCCGCGGCGGCGAACACCTTTCGGGCGCCGAAGAACTGACGACGCAGCCTCATCTCGAGACCCTCGCCGCCGCCCTGGTTCGCCGCGCCCTCGGCCACCCCCGCGGCGCTGCCGAATCGATTCAAATCACCGTCGAGGCCGTCGACGCTGGACGGGTCCGGCGCGGGGTTCTGCCGGATCTGCGGACGCTGAGCGTTACCGACTTCCGCCAGGGGCGAAAAGCCGCCGCGGCCCTTCTGGAGACGGCCGGAATCTCGGCTTTGGCGGCTACCGCGGCCATAACCGCCCTGGAGAAGGGAGCCTCCCCATCCGGTAAGAGCATGCGCGGGGCGATGCTCATCGACGCGACCAGCGGCAAGCGTCTCGAACCGGACGCCAGCCGCGGGGTCCGCGCCAGCCGCATGGGGCTTACCCCCGGGGCGGCGGCGCTGCTCCGAGAGCGCCTTTCGGCGCGCGGGCTCGACAATCCCCACGTCCGCGAGGCCCTGGTCCTGGCCGCCAAGGTCCTCTCCGTGCCGGGGATTGCCGCCGAGCTCTGCTGGTCCGACGACCCCGACTACACCGCCGGCTACGTCGCCGCTCTCCAGCTCGGGTACGTACGCCTGACGCACCTCAAGCCCGTCGGCGAGGAGCGCGGCGGACGGGCCTTCTTTGTCCGCCCCGGGCACGGCGACATCAATGGCATCATCGAACAACTGGAACGCTCCCCCCTACTCATCGACGAAATCGGTGCGATCGGCGGGTCGGCGCCCTGGAAGGAGGAACGGTGA
- the bioF gene encoding 8-amino-7-oxononanoate synthase, with amino-acid sequence MKGWQDDLARLETRGMLRSLRSVAGAQGAHVSLAGEDVLLLCSNNYLGLAAHPALVEAACAATARFGVGSGGSRLISGTMEPHVRLEERLAAFKGTEAALLFNSGYAANTGILQGLCGEDDLIFSDALNHASIIDGCRLSRARTVVYPHRDVAALEALMAQEAPGRRGRWLIVTDGVFSMDGVLAPLPELVALKERFDALLMVDDAHGTGVLGATGRGTAEHLGCLAGIDLHMGTLGKALGCCGAYLAADRTVIDILINYSRSFIFSTSLAPAVPAAACAALDIVDSAEGARLRRSLHRNREVFAKALQKGGLDLLGSATQIVPVLTRDPAPTMAAVGALLKRGIFVQGIRPPTVAAGSCRLRATVMAVHDEGELLEAAAAIIQVLETGA; translated from the coding sequence GTGAAGGGTTGGCAGGACGATCTGGCGCGGCTCGAAACCAGGGGGATGCTGCGCTCCCTGCGCTCCGTCGCCGGGGCGCAGGGGGCGCACGTCTCCCTGGCCGGGGAGGATGTCCTCCTCCTCTGCTCCAACAACTACCTCGGTCTGGCCGCCCACCCGGCTCTGGTGGAAGCCGCCTGCGCGGCCACCGCCCGCTTTGGCGTCGGCAGCGGCGGCAGCCGGCTGATCTCCGGCACCATGGAGCCTCACGTCCGGCTCGAGGAGCGCCTCGCCGCCTTCAAGGGGACCGAGGCCGCCCTCCTCTTCAATTCCGGCTACGCCGCCAACACCGGGATTCTCCAGGGGCTCTGCGGCGAGGACGACCTGATCTTTTCCGACGCCCTCAATCACGCCTCGATCATCGACGGCTGCCGCCTTTCCCGGGCCCGCACCGTCGTCTATCCCCACCGCGACGTCGCCGCCCTCGAAGCGTTGATGGCGCAGGAGGCCCCCGGCCGCCGGGGACGCTGGCTCATCGTCACCGACGGGGTCTTCAGCATGGACGGCGTCCTGGCCCCCCTCCCCGAACTGGTGGCCCTCAAGGAGCGCTTCGATGCCCTCCTCATGGTCGACGACGCCCACGGAACGGGGGTGCTGGGGGCGACGGGGCGGGGGACCGCCGAACACCTCGGCTGCCTGGCGGGGATCGACCTGCACATGGGGACCCTCGGCAAGGCCCTCGGCTGCTGCGGCGCCTACCTGGCCGCCGACCGCACCGTCATCGACATCCTGATCAATTACAGCCGCTCCTTCATCTTCTCCACCAGCCTCGCCCCGGCCGTCCCCGCCGCCGCCTGCGCCGCCCTCGACATCGTCGACAGCGCCGAGGGGGCCAGACTGCGCCGCTCCCTGCACCGGAACCGCGAGGTCTTCGCCAAAGCTCTGCAGAAGGGGGGACTCGATCTCCTCGGCAGTGCCACCCAGATCGTCCCGGTCTTGACGCGCGACCCGGCCCCGACCATGGCCGCCGTCGGGGCGCTTCTCAAACGGGGGATCTTCGTCCAGGGGATTCGCCCGCCGACCGTGGCCGCAGGGAGCTGCCGCCTGCGGGCCACCGTGATGGCCGTCCACGACGAAGGGGAGCTCCTCGAGGCGGCCGCAGCCATCATCCAGGTGCTGGAGACGGGGGCATGA
- a CDS encoding alpha/beta fold hydrolase: MKGVLTLGDGRRLAWREAGSGPPLVLIHGWSLSSSVFTEALEAFSGSRRVLAVDLRGHGASDPGPGYALGDFAADLTAWFSALGLRDAAVLGWSLGGQVLLELYPILAARIERLILQSSTPRFAGGNDWGHGLPAVQVRAMARDLGRDYRRTMGDFFALQFSGEEISRERYLAVVDFAVRKGNLPEPDVALAALETLRLADQRPDLSAVSAPALVIHGEIDRIVPVAAGAALAAALPRGEFAVVPGAGHAPFLSRPEETFALWRDFLS, translated from the coding sequence ATGAAGGGAGTCCTGACTCTCGGCGACGGCCGGCGCCTCGCCTGGCGCGAGGCCGGCAGCGGCCCGCCGCTGGTGCTGATCCACGGCTGGTCCCTGTCCTCGTCGGTCTTTACCGAGGCCCTGGAGGCCTTTTCCGGAAGCCGCCGGGTTCTCGCCGTCGATCTGCGCGGCCACGGCGCCTCCGACCCCGGGCCAGGGTATGCCCTCGGCGACTTCGCCGCCGATCTGACCGCCTGGTTTTCGGCCCTCGGCCTTCGGGACGCGGCGGTTCTCGGCTGGTCCCTCGGCGGCCAGGTCCTCCTCGAGCTCTATCCGATTCTAGCCGCCCGCATCGAGCGCCTGATTCTGCAGAGCAGCACGCCGCGCTTTGCCGGCGGCAACGACTGGGGACACGGCCTCCCCGCCGTCCAGGTGCGGGCCATGGCCCGCGACCTCGGTCGCGATTACCGCAGGACGATGGGGGATTTTTTCGCCCTGCAGTTTTCCGGCGAGGAGATTTCCCGGGAGCGCTATCTCGCCGTCGTCGACTTTGCCGTCCGCAAGGGGAACCTCCCCGAGCCTGATGTGGCCCTGGCCGCCCTCGAGACGCTGCGCCTTGCCGACCAGCGCCCTGACCTCTCGGCCGTTAGCGCCCCGGCCCTGGTCATCCACGGCGAAATCGACCGCATCGTTCCGGTGGCAGCCGGTGCGGCACTTGCCGCCGCGCTCCCCCGGGGGGAGTTCGCCGTCGTCCCCGGCGCCGGGCACGCCCCCTTCCTCAGCCGTCCCGAAGAGACCTTTGCCCTGTGGAGAGACTTTTTGTCATGA
- a CDS encoding methyltransferase domain-containing protein, whose amino-acid sequence MSARPLDLSRVRRNFSASAGDYDDHAVVQKRVVERLAELLLAEGPLVGATLDVGVGTGELTARLLAASPGMRPVIADLAHGMTLHAAGRIGTALPFDGDAQSLPLHSGRFAAVVSSSVYQWVNDLSAAFAESARVLAPDGRFAFALFGERTLFELRHAYALALAEGGGEASHAQEFPEPAAVEGALVGAGFEGVRVFSEEEIQHHPDVPDLLRSLKRIGAANAATGRPAGLASRRVMARMTELYGQHYGSQGTIPATYQVIYGFGRKRG is encoded by the coding sequence ATGAGCGCCCGTCCCCTCGATCTCTCCCGGGTCCGTCGCAACTTCTCCGCCTCGGCCGGCGACTACGACGACCACGCCGTGGTGCAGAAGAGGGTGGTGGAGCGCCTGGCGGAGCTTCTCCTCGCCGAAGGTCCCCTTGTCGGTGCAACCCTCGACGTCGGCGTCGGCACCGGCGAGCTGACGGCCCGTCTCCTGGCCGCCTCGCCGGGGATGCGCCCGGTGATCGCCGATCTGGCCCACGGCATGACCCTCCACGCCGCCGGCCGGATCGGCACCGCTCTCCCCTTCGACGGCGACGCCCAGTCCCTCCCTCTGCACTCCGGGCGCTTTGCGGCGGTCGTCTCCTCTTCGGTCTACCAGTGGGTCAACGATCTTTCCGCCGCCTTTGCCGAGAGTGCCCGGGTCCTCGCCCCGGACGGGCGCTTCGCCTTCGCCCTCTTTGGCGAGCGCACCCTCTTCGAACTGCGCCATGCCTACGCCCTGGCGCTGGCCGAAGGGGGAGGGGAGGCGTCCCACGCTCAGGAATTTCCCGAACCCGCCGCGGTGGAGGGCGCCCTCGTCGGAGCAGGATTCGAAGGGGTCCGGGTCTTCTCCGAAGAGGAAATCCAACACCATCCCGACGTCCCCGACCTGCTGCGTTCCCTCAAGCGCATCGGCGCCGCCAATGCCGCCACCGGCCGTCCTGCCGGTCTGGCCTCGCGGCGGGTGATGGCCCGGATGACGGAACTCTACGGGCAGCATTACGGTTCTCAGGGGACGATTCCCGCCACCTACCAGGTCATCTACGGCTTCGGTCGCAAGCGAGGTTGA
- a CDS encoding tautomerase family protein → MPVITVKTVEGATQEQKNRLIERLTEVMQEVLGKNPETTHVIIEEYAAGNWGLRGRTVAAIRAGN, encoded by the coding sequence ATGCCCGTGATTACCGTCAAAACCGTCGAAGGGGCCACCCAGGAGCAGAAAAACCGGCTGATCGAGCGCCTGACCGAGGTGATGCAGGAGGTCCTGGGCAAGAACCCGGAGACGACCCACGTCATCATCGAGGAATACGCCGCCGGCAACTGGGGTTTGCGGGGGAGGACCGTGGCGGCTATCCGCGCCGGCAATTAG